In Amycolatopsis sp. EV170708-02-1, the following are encoded in one genomic region:
- a CDS encoding DUF3100 domain-containing protein: protein MCALVTVGTEYAGALELRIGTFALVLLPLFFAFVITVALNLSLSWRRPEAAAPVWSCAGQLLQLLTVVFVVRAGVVLGTALPTIVAAGPAILVQSLGKVGTALLAFPAALLLGFGRASIGATFSIGREPSIALVTERYGISGPEGSGVLATYVSGTLFGSLFFSVLAGIGSTIPLFSSTALAMACGVGSGGMTISCAGSLAHGSLDLPQDDILALATASDVLTYVTTVLLAAFVVLPVLERLYRSPAAVRNRLISGGTVEQKATVVPSRLVTGSAVTVLLLVTAGWHAAPGMLLLLALAFGVRILGDRTGRFVPTVLWAAFVGAALTVPGLPWAATMLRILSAVDLLTLATAVLSCVGLCVTIRQLRILRTLSWRAVVVTLLVFAGSFFTSALLAQLVLGFTG, encoded by the coding sequence GTGTGCGCGCTGGTCACCGTGGGAACGGAGTACGCGGGCGCGCTGGAGCTACGGATCGGCACGTTCGCGCTCGTCCTGCTTCCGCTTTTCTTCGCTTTCGTGATCACGGTCGCCCTCAACCTGTCGTTGTCCTGGCGGCGCCCGGAGGCCGCCGCACCGGTCTGGTCCTGTGCCGGGCAGCTCCTGCAACTGCTGACGGTGGTCTTCGTGGTGCGTGCCGGGGTCGTGCTGGGAACGGCGCTTCCCACGATCGTCGCGGCCGGGCCGGCGATCCTCGTGCAGAGCCTCGGAAAGGTGGGAACAGCGCTGCTGGCCTTCCCGGCGGCCCTGCTGCTCGGCTTCGGACGCGCGAGTATCGGCGCCACCTTCTCGATCGGCCGCGAACCCAGCATCGCCCTGGTGACCGAGCGGTACGGCATCTCCGGGCCGGAAGGTTCAGGCGTTCTCGCCACCTACGTCAGCGGCACGCTCTTCGGGTCCTTGTTCTTCTCCGTACTGGCGGGCATCGGCTCGACGATTCCGCTGTTCAGTTCCACGGCGCTGGCGATGGCCTGCGGGGTCGGCAGTGGAGGCATGACGATCTCCTGCGCGGGTTCGCTCGCGCACGGTTCCCTGGACCTGCCCCAGGACGACATCCTCGCGCTGGCGACGGCCAGTGACGTGCTGACCTACGTCACCACGGTGCTGCTGGCCGCCTTCGTCGTCCTTCCGGTGCTGGAGCGGCTGTACCGTTCCCCCGCCGCCGTGCGGAATCGGCTGATATCCGGGGGCACGGTCGAGCAGAAGGCGACCGTCGTGCCCTCTCGGCTGGTGACCGGCTCGGCCGTGACCGTGCTCCTTCTCGTCACCGCAGGATGGCATGCGGCGCCCGGGATGCTCTTGCTGTTGGCCCTCGCCTTCGGGGTACGGATCCTCGGCGACCGGACCGGCCGGTTCGTACCAACCGTGCTGTGGGCGGCGTTCGTCGGCGCCGCGTTGACCGTTCCGGGACTGCCGTGGGCGGCGACCATGCTGCGCATCCTGTCCGCCGTCGACCTGCTGACGCTGGCCACCGCCGTGCTCAGCTGCGTCGGTCTGTGCGTGACCATCCGGCAGCTGAGGATCCTTCGGACCTTGAGCTGGCGCGCGGTGGTCGTCACCCTTCTCGTTTTCGCCGGTTCCTTCTTCACCTCGGCCCTGCTGGCCCAGCTCGTCCTCGGGTTCACCGGATGA
- a CDS encoding diiron oxygenase yields the protein MTANTESERVAERLQRSSARHSYDPDVDVDWLAPLVDGAYGKAPERCSLYGTELWERLDDRQRAELSRQEAAAAAASGIWFELILMQGLVRHVYNSDPTTHNAQYALTEIADECRHSTMFARSIEKSGGVVRRPSRTAHRAGKVFGAICGPALLFAGAIYVEELADGMQREMMRDDSLQPMIRMISRIHVIEEARHISFAKDELGRAWARHGRVGRELIRWAIAGMAYVATSELLHPKAYTSVGLDPREARVVATANPHWRRTKAAWAAKAVDYFTEIGLIGGPSRRLWRRAGVLD from the coding sequence ATGACCGCGAACACCGAAAGCGAGCGCGTCGCCGAGCGTCTGCAACGTTCCTCCGCGCGGCACTCCTACGACCCGGACGTCGACGTCGACTGGCTGGCACCGCTGGTCGACGGGGCGTACGGCAAGGCACCGGAACGTTGTTCCTTGTACGGCACCGAATTGTGGGAGCGCCTCGACGATCGGCAGCGCGCCGAACTGAGCCGTCAAGAGGCCGCGGCCGCGGCGGCGTCGGGGATCTGGTTCGAGCTGATCCTCATGCAGGGCCTCGTACGCCACGTCTACAACAGTGACCCGACGACCCACAACGCGCAGTACGCGCTCACCGAGATCGCCGACGAATGCCGTCACAGCACCATGTTCGCCCGCTCGATAGAGAAGAGCGGCGGCGTCGTCCGGCGCCCGAGCCGCACTGCGCACCGCGCGGGCAAGGTGTTCGGCGCGATCTGCGGCCCGGCGTTGCTGTTCGCCGGCGCCATCTACGTCGAAGAACTCGCCGACGGCATGCAACGCGAGATGATGCGCGACGACAGCCTGCAGCCGATGATCCGGATGATCTCCCGGATCCACGTCATCGAAGAGGCACGCCACATCAGCTTCGCGAAGGACGAACTGGGCCGGGCCTGGGCCCGCCACGGCCGCGTCGGCCGCGAACTGATCCGCTGGGCCATCGCCGGGATGGCCTACGTCGCGACCTCGGAGTTGTTGCACCCCAAGGCCTACACGTCCGTCGGTCTCGACCCCCGTGAAGCCCGCGTGGTCGCCACCGCGAATCCGCACTGGCGCCGGACCAAGGCCGCGTGGGCGGCCAAAGCCGTCGACTACTTCACCGAGATCGGCCTGATCGGCGGCCCGAGCCGCCGGCTCTGGCGCCGCGCCGGCGTCCTCGACTGA
- a CDS encoding crotonase/enoyl-CoA hydratase family protein, protein MAFETLTYRVQDRKAYLTLNRPERLNAINEVMPGEIRRAVERANEDDAVRVIVVRGEGRSFCAGYDLKQFAEGDAEGRWNQGPVWDPIKDYRVMKRNTDDFFSLWRSLKPTICQVQGHAIAGGSDIALSCDVLIMAADARLGYPPARVWGCPTTAMWVYRAGAQRAKRMLLTGDTIDGTTAAEWGLALEAVEPDRLEAAVEELADRMAGVPTNQLVMQKLMINQAYDNMGLAGTQTLATLFDGITRHSPEGRWFREFAERDGFHAAVAYRDSGQVIPDGGGPLPEHTDPRRSS, encoded by the coding sequence ATGGCGTTTGAGACGCTCACGTACCGCGTCCAAGACCGGAAGGCCTACCTGACCTTGAACCGCCCCGAGCGGCTCAACGCGATCAACGAAGTCATGCCCGGCGAGATCCGGCGGGCCGTGGAGCGGGCGAACGAGGACGACGCGGTCCGGGTCATCGTGGTGCGCGGCGAAGGACGGTCGTTCTGCGCCGGATACGACCTCAAACAGTTCGCCGAGGGAGACGCCGAAGGCCGCTGGAACCAGGGCCCGGTCTGGGATCCGATCAAGGACTACCGGGTGATGAAGCGCAACACCGACGACTTCTTCAGCCTGTGGCGGTCGCTGAAACCCACCATCTGCCAGGTGCAAGGGCACGCGATCGCCGGCGGCAGCGACATCGCCCTGTCGTGCGACGTGCTGATCATGGCGGCCGACGCGCGCCTCGGCTATCCGCCCGCCCGGGTCTGGGGCTGCCCGACGACCGCGATGTGGGTCTATCGCGCCGGAGCCCAGCGCGCGAAGCGGATGCTGCTCACCGGCGACACCATCGACGGCACCACCGCGGCGGAATGGGGACTCGCGCTCGAGGCGGTGGAACCGGACCGGCTCGAAGCCGCCGTCGAGGAACTGGCCGACCGGATGGCGGGCGTGCCGACGAACCAGCTCGTGATGCAGAAGCTGATGATCAACCAGGCCTACGACAACATGGGGCTGGCGGGCACCCAGACACTCGCGACGCTTTTCGACGGCATCACCCGGCACAGCCCGGAAGGCCGCTGGTTCCGCGAGTTCGCCGAACGCGACGGCTTCCACGCGGCGGTGGCCTACCGCGATTCCGGACAGGTCATCCCGGACGGCGGCGGACCGCTGCCGGAGCACACGGATCCGAGGAGGTCGTCATGA
- a CDS encoding CARDB domain-containing protein produces the protein MRTRRLLTYAALSLLLAPPAVAAADPPTALAPPAAAAEAADATYTASSQLPGYAVSNVGDGNQATYWESTNNQFPQWIQADLGAATNIARLVLKLPSGWEARTQTFSVQGSGNGASFSDLVPSAGHRFDPATGNTVTLDVTGNTRFVRLNISANTGWPAAQLSEFEVHGPAGGDTQPPSAPGNLAYTEPSSGKIRLTWSASTDNTGVTGYDVYANGQLRGSVGGDVLTYTDDQPESATVAYSVRARDAAGNQSPSSGTVTRTGTQAGTNLALRKPITASSVQHSYVAANANDDSTATYWEGAAYPNLLTVALGSNADLDRVVVKLNPDPVWAQRTQTIAVEGRDQGAAAFTTLVPAQTYTFTPSSGNTVTIPAGGRAADVRLRITANSGAPGGQAAEFQVFGVPAPNPDLTVSGVSWSPENPVETDTITVSATVRNAGTAASGATNVNLYLGTAKVGTAPVGALAAGASATVSADIGTREAGSHQITAKVDEANAVVEQDEGNNSYTGATALVVSPVQSSDLVAATAWSPNNPTPGGTVTFSATVRNQGTVASAAGAHGVTVTITDQNGAVVKTLSGSYSGAIAAGATAPPVNVGTWTAGNGRYTVKTVVANDANELPAKQGNNTSTQALFVGRGANMPYDLYEAEDGVVAGGASVIGPNRKIGDLAGEASGRKAVTLNSTGASVEFTTRAATNTLVTRFSMPDAAGGGGQNSTLNVYVDGTFLKAIDLTSRHAWLYGPEASPQNSPGAGPARHIYDEASMLLGTTVPAGHKIKLQKDAGNGLNYAIDFVNFELATAAANPDPAHYAVPAGFSQQDVQAALDKVRQDPNLTGVFLPPGQYPMTNKVTVYGKPVTVLGAGPWFTRFTAPAGQENTDIGFDAQASASGSTFGGFAVFGNYTSRIDGPGKVFNFTNVTNMTIDDIWVEHQMCLLWATNVDNTTVKNSRIRDMFADGVNFTNGSTGNRVTNNEARSTGDDSFALFAATDLNAGNQYDNVFENLTVLLPWRAAGLAVYGGYGNTFRNLYIADTLTYSGITISSLDFGYPFLGFGPQPTTVQNVSLVRTGGHFWGQQTFPAIWMFSASKEFRGIRVSDVDIQSPTYSGIMFQTKYTGNRPEHPVEDTVLTNVSITGAHRSGDEFDAKSGIGIWVNELPEPGQGPAVGSATFTGLTLGDNAEDIRNTTSTFTINRN, from the coding sequence ATGAGAACGAGGCGCCTTCTGACGTACGCCGCCCTGTCCCTTCTTCTGGCCCCACCCGCCGTCGCCGCGGCCGATCCCCCAACGGCCTTGGCGCCCCCTGCCGCAGCCGCCGAAGCGGCCGACGCGACGTACACCGCCAGCAGCCAGCTGCCCGGGTACGCCGTTTCGAACGTCGGCGACGGGAACCAGGCGACCTACTGGGAAAGCACGAACAACCAGTTCCCGCAATGGATCCAGGCCGACCTCGGCGCGGCCACGAACATCGCCCGGCTCGTGCTCAAACTGCCTTCCGGCTGGGAAGCCCGCACCCAGACGTTCTCGGTGCAGGGCAGCGGAAACGGCGCGAGCTTCAGTGATCTCGTCCCGTCGGCAGGCCACCGGTTCGACCCGGCGACGGGCAACACCGTCACCCTCGACGTCACCGGGAACACCAGGTTCGTGCGGCTGAACATCTCCGCCAACACCGGCTGGCCCGCGGCCCAGCTCTCGGAGTTCGAGGTGCACGGTCCGGCGGGCGGGGACACGCAACCGCCGTCCGCGCCGGGGAACCTCGCCTACACCGAGCCGTCGAGCGGCAAGATCCGGCTCACGTGGTCGGCTTCGACCGACAACACCGGCGTCACGGGGTACGACGTGTACGCCAACGGGCAGTTGCGGGGCAGCGTCGGCGGTGACGTCCTGACCTACACCGACGACCAGCCGGAAAGCGCGACCGTCGCGTACTCCGTGCGGGCACGCGACGCGGCGGGCAACCAGTCGCCGAGCAGCGGCACCGTGACGAGGACCGGTACCCAGGCCGGGACGAATCTCGCGCTGCGCAAGCCGATCACGGCGTCTTCGGTGCAGCACTCCTACGTCGCGGCCAACGCCAACGACGACTCCACGGCCACCTATTGGGAGGGTGCGGCGTACCCGAACCTGCTGACCGTGGCGCTCGGGTCCAACGCCGACCTCGACCGGGTCGTGGTCAAGCTCAACCCGGATCCCGTCTGGGCCCAGCGGACGCAGACGATCGCGGTCGAAGGGCGTGACCAGGGCGCGGCCGCGTTCACCACGCTGGTGCCCGCGCAGACGTACACCTTCACCCCGTCGAGCGGCAACACCGTGACGATCCCGGCCGGTGGCCGCGCCGCCGACGTCCGGCTGCGGATCACCGCCAACTCCGGAGCCCCGGGCGGGCAAGCCGCGGAGTTCCAGGTCTTCGGCGTCCCCGCCCCGAATCCCGACCTCACGGTTTCGGGGGTTTCGTGGTCGCCCGAGAACCCGGTGGAGACCGACACGATCACCGTGTCGGCGACCGTCCGCAACGCCGGGACCGCGGCGTCGGGCGCGACGAACGTGAACCTCTACCTGGGCACGGCGAAGGTCGGCACGGCACCGGTCGGCGCACTCGCCGCGGGAGCGTCGGCGACCGTCTCGGCGGACATCGGCACCCGGGAAGCGGGCAGTCACCAGATCACCGCGAAGGTCGACGAGGCCAACGCCGTCGTCGAGCAGGACGAGGGCAACAACTCCTACACCGGCGCGACCGCGCTCGTCGTCAGCCCGGTCCAGAGTTCCGACCTCGTCGCGGCCACCGCCTGGTCGCCGAACAACCCGACGCCGGGTGGCACCGTGACCTTCTCCGCCACGGTGCGCAACCAGGGCACGGTCGCTTCGGCCGCTGGGGCCCACGGCGTCACGGTGACGATCACCGACCAGAACGGCGCCGTCGTCAAGACGCTCAGCGGCTCGTACTCCGGCGCGATCGCCGCCGGGGCCACCGCGCCGCCGGTGAACGTCGGCACCTGGACCGCCGGGAACGGCCGGTACACGGTCAAGACCGTCGTCGCGAACGACGCCAACGAGCTGCCCGCCAAACAGGGCAACAACACGAGCACGCAAGCGTTGTTCGTCGGCCGCGGCGCGAACATGCCCTACGACCTGTACGAGGCCGAAGACGGTGTGGTCGCGGGCGGCGCGTCCGTGATCGGCCCGAACCGGAAGATCGGCGACCTCGCGGGGGAGGCGTCGGGCCGCAAGGCGGTGACGCTGAACTCGACCGGTGCCTCGGTCGAATTCACCACCCGCGCGGCCACGAACACCCTGGTGACCCGGTTCTCGATGCCGGACGCCGCGGGTGGCGGCGGGCAGAACTCGACGTTGAACGTCTACGTCGATGGCACGTTCCTGAAGGCCATCGACCTGACTTCGCGCCACGCGTGGCTTTACGGCCCCGAAGCCTCTCCGCAGAACTCTCCCGGAGCCGGGCCCGCCCGCCACATCTACGACGAGGCCAGCATGCTGCTCGGCACGACCGTGCCCGCCGGGCACAAGATCAAGCTGCAGAAGGACGCCGGCAACGGCTTGAACTACGCGATCGATTTCGTGAACTTCGAGCTGGCCACGGCGGCCGCGAACCCCGACCCGGCGCACTACGCCGTCCCGGCCGGGTTCAGCCAACAGGATGTGCAGGCCGCGCTGGACAAGGTCCGCCAGGATCCGAACCTCACCGGCGTCTTCCTGCCGCCGGGGCAGTATCCGATGACGAACAAGGTCACCGTGTACGGCAAGCCGGTCACGGTGCTCGGCGCCGGGCCGTGGTTCACGAGGTTCACCGCGCCCGCCGGACAGGAGAACACCGACATCGGGTTCGACGCGCAGGCGAGCGCGAGCGGTTCGACGTTCGGCGGATTCGCCGTGTTCGGGAACTACACGTCCCGGATCGACGGCCCCGGCAAGGTCTTCAACTTCACGAACGTCACGAACATGACCATCGACGACATCTGGGTGGAGCACCAGATGTGCCTGCTGTGGGCGACCAATGTGGACAACACGACGGTGAAGAACTCGCGGATCCGCGACATGTTCGCCGACGGGGTCAACTTCACCAACGGCAGCACCGGAAACCGGGTCACCAACAACGAGGCCCGCTCGACCGGTGACGACAGTTTCGCGCTGTTCGCCGCCACGGACCTCAACGCGGGTAACCAGTACGACAACGTGTTCGAGAACCTGACCGTGCTGCTTCCCTGGCGTGCGGCCGGATTGGCGGTGTACGGCGGGTACGGCAACACCTTCCGGAACCTCTACATCGCGGACACGCTGACGTACTCGGGGATCACGATCAGTTCGCTCGACTTCGGCTATCCGTTCCTCGGATTCGGTCCGCAGCCGACGACCGTCCAGAACGTCTCACTGGTTCGCACCGGTGGTCATTTCTGGGGACAGCAGACGTTCCCGGCGATCTGGATGTTCTCCGCCTCCAAGGAGTTCCGTGGTATCCGGGTGTCCGATGTGGACATCCAGAGCCCGACGTACAGCGGCATCATGTTCCAGACCAAGTACACCGGGAACCGGCCGGAGCACCCGGTCGAGGACACGGTGCTGACGAACGTGTCGATCACCGGCGCGCACCGCAGCGGTGACGAGTTCGACGCGAAGTCGGGGATCGGGATCTGGGTCAACGAGCTGCCGGAACCGGGTCAGGGCCCGGCCGTCGGCTCGGCGACGTTCACCGGGCTCACCCTGGGCGACAACGCCGAAGACATCCGGAACACGACGAGCACGTTCACCATCAACCGCAACTGA
- a CDS encoding TetR/AcrR family transcriptional regulator produces the protein MPYRRTPKTQARLDSQRGEILAAAIALLAETGYAGCSMAAVATRAGVGTGSVYRQFPSKADLVVEVFREVVSREVDAVEAAASHGDVRERVVAVIETFAGRALKAPRLAYALLAEPVDAVVEAERLVFRRAFREVIARNIADGVKRGLLPSQDAEATAAALVGAGAEMLVGPLAGDGGPDTIPHLVTFTLRALGGSDGV, from the coding sequence ATGCCGTACCGACGGACCCCGAAGACGCAGGCCAGACTGGACTCGCAGCGAGGCGAGATCCTGGCCGCGGCCATCGCGCTGCTGGCCGAAACGGGCTACGCGGGCTGCTCCATGGCCGCGGTCGCCACGCGGGCGGGCGTGGGCACCGGCAGCGTGTACCGGCAGTTCCCGTCCAAGGCCGACCTCGTCGTCGAGGTCTTCCGCGAGGTGGTCTCCCGCGAGGTCGACGCCGTCGAGGCCGCCGCGTCCCACGGCGACGTCCGCGAGCGGGTGGTCGCCGTGATCGAGACCTTCGCCGGGCGGGCGTTGAAGGCGCCGAGGCTGGCGTACGCGTTGCTGGCCGAGCCGGTCGACGCCGTGGTCGAGGCCGAGCGCCTGGTCTTCCGGCGCGCGTTCCGCGAGGTCATCGCCAGGAACATCGCCGACGGCGTGAAGCGAGGGCTGTTGCCTTCGCAGGACGCGGAAGCGACCGCCGCGGCACTGGTCGGAGCGGGTGCGGAAATGCTGGTCGGCCCCCTGGCCGGGGACGGCGGCCCGGACACGATCCCGCACCTGGTCACGTTCACCCTTCGCGCGCTGGGAGGTTCCGATGGCGTTTGA